A stretch of Lathyrus oleraceus cultivar Zhongwan6 chromosome 6, CAAS_Psat_ZW6_1.0, whole genome shotgun sequence DNA encodes these proteins:
- the LOC127093591 gene encoding zinc finger AN1 and C2H2 domain-containing stress-associated protein 11, producing the protein MGTPEFPDLGKHCAVSDCKLIDFLPFTCDRCNQVYCLEHRSYIKHQCTKADKQDVTVVICPLCAKGVRLIPDQDPNITWENHVNTDCDPSNYEKATKKKKCPAAGCKEILVFSNTIKCRDCMVDHCLKHRFGPDHKCPGPKKLESSFSFMNLMNRNRKQESKPNSSSTSSSSKWTTSFLNAASNIRASAESGISKLSGEINQAWGTSNDVGGKSNSSGQVEQCPQCGAKFSSVTSLVDHVQKVHERSSNRSAEKVTIDACPKCSKGFRDPVSLVEHVERDHGGTSRA; encoded by the exons ATGGGAACTCCAGAATTTCCTGATCTAGGAAAACACTGTGCCGTTTCGGATTGCAAGCTCATTGATTTCTTACCCTTCACATGCGACCGATGCAACCAG GTGTATTGTTTGGAACACCGAAGCTATATCAAACATCAGTGTACAAAAGCTGACAAGCAAGATGTCACTGTAGTAATATGTCCACTTTGTGCGAAAGGAGTTCGCCTAATTCCTGATCAAGATCCAAACATAACATGGGAGAATCATGTGAACACCGACTGCGACCCATCAAATTATGAGAAAGCTACAAAAAAGAAAAAATGCCCTGCAGCTGGATGCAAAGAGATCTTAGTATTCTCAAACACAATTAAGTGCAGGGATTGCATGGTAGACCATTGTTTGAAGCATAGGTTTGGACCTGATCACAAATGTCCGGGGCCTAAAAAATTGGAATCAAGTTTCTCTTTTATGAACCTTATGAATAGGAATAGAAAACAGGAGTCTAAACCGAATTCAAGTTCAACCTCCTCCTCATCTAAGTGGACAACAAGCTTTCTTAATGCCGCTTCTAATATCCGAGCTTCAGCTGAGTCTGGAATTTCAAAGTTGAGTGGTGAAATTAATCAAGCCTGGGGGACATCAAATGATGTGGGGGGAAAGAGCAATAGCAGTGGTCAAGTGGAGCAATGCCCTCAATGTGGTGCCAAGTTTTCTTCAGTAACTTCTTTGGTCGATCATGTACAGAAAGTTCATGAAAGAAGCAGTAACCGATCTGCGGAAAAAGTTACGATTGATGCATGTCCAAAGTGTAGTAAAGGATTCAGAGATCCTGTGTCCCTTGTGGAGCATGTTGAGAGGGATCATGGTGGCACTTCTAGAGCATAG